AGGACCGGGACTGCCAGCTGATGCCCAAGTTTCCGGCGGACACTTGTGTTGGCGCGCCCCGCGTTTGGCGGTGCACCATTCCGGTCGGCTCAGGCCTGCGGCGGCCCGGCCTGGCTCACCAGGGGGCCTTGCGCCAGAACGGGCAGCTGGGACTCGTAGCCGGGGCGCTGGCTGCGGTAGATGATGCCGATGGGGATGGTCATGCCCCATTCTTCGGCCAGGGCGAAGGCGGCTGCCCGGTCGTACGGATCGTGGCCCGGGTCGATGCGGCGTACCCGCTCCCGGTACCATTTGAAGGTGTTGACCTTGTTGAAGGTGACGCAGGGCTGCAGGATGTCGAGGAGGGCAAAGCCTTCCCGGCAGCGCAAGGCCGCAGCCATCATCTGCCGCAAATGCTCGCGGTCGCCGGCAAAGGCCCGGGCCACGAACGAGCAGTCGGCGGCGACGGCGCTGGCCATCGGGTTGAAGGGCCTGGCCTTCACCCCGTCCACCTGCAGCTTGGTGACCATGCCCAGGTCGGAGGTGGGCGAGGCCTGGCCCTTGGTGAGGCCGTAGACTTGGTTGTTGTGGACAAAGGCCTTGACCGAGATGTTGCGGCGCATGGCGTGGACCAGGTGGTTGCCGCCCTCGCCGTACATGTCGCCGTCGCCGCTGTGGATGACCACCTCAAGCTCGTGGTTGGCGAGCTTGATGCCGAAGGCGGCCGGCACCGCCCGGCCGTGGAGGCCATTGAAGACATTGGCCCTGGTGTAGTGGGGCAGCTTGGCGGCCTGGCCGATGCCGGAGACCAGCACCAGCTGCCGGCGGTCCACCGCGACCTCCTCCAGGGCCTCGTCCAGGGCCTTCAGGATCGGGAAGTTGCCGCACCCCGGGCACCAGGCGATCTCGTTGCCGAAATCCAGGTCGATCATGGCGCAAGCCTCTGTGCAATCTCGTTGGCGGTGAAAGGCATGCCGTCGTAGCGCAGGATCCGGTCGCAATCGCCGAAGATCCCGTGCTCCCGGAGCAGTGACGCGAACTGGGCGGTGCAGTTGCCCTCGACGCTGGTCACCCGCACCCCGTCCCGGAGAGAGACGTCGGCGGCGGCAAGGACCTCGTCCACCGCGGCCGGGCGGAGCGGCCAGACCTGGGAGAAGTGGAGGAGGGCGGCGCGGCCGCCATCGGCGTTCACGAGATCCACCGCCTCCCGGGCCGGTCCATAGGTGGAGCCCCAGGCGATGAGCAGCTGGCGGGCCGCTCTTGCGCCGTAATACTCCGGCGGGACGGCCTCTGCCGTCATGCCGGTCAGCTTGGCCATCCGTTTGTCCTGCTG
This region of Thermodesulfobacteriota bacterium genomic DNA includes:
- a CDS encoding 2-oxoacid:ferredoxin oxidoreductase subunit beta, with translation MIDLDFGNEIAWCPGCGNFPILKALDEALEEVAVDRRQLVLVSGIGQAAKLPHYTRANVFNGLHGRAVPAAFGIKLANHELEVVIHSGDGDMYGEGGNHLVHAMRRNISVKAFVHNNQVYGLTKGQASPTSDLGMVTKLQVDGVKARPFNPMASAVAADCSFVARAFAGDREHLRQMMAAALRCREGFALLDILQPCVTFNKVNTFKWYRERVRRIDPGHDPYDRAAAFALAEEWGMTIPIGIIYRSQRPGYESQLPVLAQGPLVSQAGPPQA